The Phormidium yuhuli AB48 DNA window TAGTCTGGTGCGCTTCTGGGATGGTGACCCCGGTGAGGCTCTGGAGGCGGCCTGTTTCGGACACCCGGCCCTTAAGGCGGCCCCGTTTGTGATTGTGACGACGGCGGTGTTTTTCCGCTCCTCCTGGCGCTATCAGGCTCGGGCCTACCGCCGCATTCATTTGGATACCGGGCATCTGTTGGGGAATTTGGACCTGGCGGCGGCCTTAACGAATTATCGCCCTTACTTGATTGCGGGGTTTGAGGATAGGGCTGTGAACGAGTTACTCTATCTCAATCCTGAGGAGGAGGGGGCGATCGCCGTCGTGGCCCTTCAGGAACGGCAGCGTCAACCCCTCTCCCCCCCGGTAACAACGGCGTTAGCCTCGGAGGTGGATCGGGATTATCCGGAGTTAGCGGATGGTTCTCTCCTGGGGTATTTACACCAGGCCAGTGCTATCCAGACGGCTCCCCAGACGGCTCCTAAGTCGGGGTCTGACTCGACGTCTGAGAACATTGAGGATAAATATAATTTTCCCTTCTGTACTAAAGTCAGCACCGCCAGTTCTCCCCTAGATTGGGGCGTTGGGGGCAAGGCCTTAGAGGCCACCTTACTGCAACGGCGCTCCACACGGGCCTATGAGGGTGGGGCGGAGATTGATATCGAGCAGGTGAAAACCCTGTTAAATTTTGCCTATCAGCCACAGCCTCTGGGCCAACTGAGTGGAGCGTCTTCAGATTCAGAGTCTCAGGAGTGGGAACAGCCTCAGTTGTGCGATCGCAGTCTGATTCAAACCTTTATCGCGACGACGGCGGTGGCGGGGTTAGAGGATGGCTGTTATTACTATGCGCCCCAGGCTCAGGAATTGCGGCAAATTCGCTTTAAAAATTTCCGCCGTGAATTGCATTTTCTCTGTTTGGGCCAAGATTTAGGGCGAGATGCGGCCATGGTGTTATTCCATACGGCGGATTTGCAGGGGGCTATTGCTCGCTGGGGCGATCGCGCTTATCGTTATTTACATTTGGATGCGGGCCATCTCGGACAACGTCTGAATCTGGCGGCGATTTATCTGCGCTTAGGTGTGAGTGGGATTGCCGGCTTTTTTGATGACCACGTCAATGATGTGCTGGGGATTCCCCCCGATGAGGCGGTGTTGTACATCACCACCATCGGACAACCGCGAACCTCCCGACGTCCCTAAGTCCTGTTTTCGTTTTCTTGAACCGACGGTATGCCAATTCACTACCCCACCCATCCCCCCATTCCTCCCCATACCTGGCAACGCCCTTTCGGACAGGGATGGGAGAATCCCTATCGCGTCCGTTATGCCAGTAATCTGGATGATGGCCCGAATCACGGAATGCCCCTGGGAGGGTTTGGGGCCGGGGCGATTGGGCGATCGCCCCAGGGAACGTTTAATCTCTGGCATCTTGACGGGGGAGAACATATCTTCAAACCCCTCCCCAGTTGTCAATTCTCGGTTTATGAGGAAATCGAGGGGGGCCCCCGTCAGGCCTATGCGCTCTCCACGCTTCCCCCCCAGGATGGAACCTTAGAGAGTTGGAATTGGTATCCGGCTACCACGGAGGCGGGAGAGTCCACGGGAACCTATCATGCCCTCTATCCCCGCAGTTGGTCGGTGTATGAGGGGGTGTTTAACTGTTATCTAACCTGTGAGCAGTTCTCGCCGATTATTCCCGATAATTATCAGGAAACCAGTTATCCTCTGGCGATTTTTGAATGGACGGCTCATAATCCCACCGATAAGCCGATTACGTTAAGCATCTTGTTAACGTGGGAAAATATCGCCGGCTGGTTCACCAATACGCTGAAATCCCCCGAGGTGCGTGTCCGGGATGATGGTAGCCCAGTTTATGATTATCAGTCCCGCTGGGGCAACTCTGAGGGCAATGTCAATCGTTGGTTGGAGGATTTTTCCCGTTTGGGCTGTTTGCTCAATTCTGGGGCGATGGGCCAGGAGGCTAATGCTGAAGGAGAGGGGCAAATTGCCTTGGCTACAGTGACGAATCCGGCGGTGAAGGTGTTTTATCATTCCCGCTGGAATCCGGCGGGAGATGGTTCGGAACTGTGGCGAACCTTTGCTGAGGATGGGAGTTTGGAGAATTGGGAGGATGAAACTCCAGCCGGGGCGGGTGAACGGATTGGGGGGGCGATCGCCGTCCGCTTTACGGTGCGTCCCGGTAAAACCCGCAAGATTCCTTTTATTTTGGCCTGGGATTTCCCGATTACAGAGTTTGCGGCGGGGATTACGGCCTATCGTCGTTATACTGACTTTTTTGGTCGCAATGGTCAAAATGGTTGGTCGATGATTCGCACGGCTTTGAAGCATTCGGATATGTGGAAAGAGGCGATTGTGGATTGGCAAACGCCAATTTTAGAGGATGCGTCTCTACCGGGTTGGTTCAAAATGGCCCTGTTTAATGAACTCTATGACCTCAGTAGTGGGGGGAGTTTATGGACGGCGGCCAATCAGGAAGAACCGAAGGGACATTTTGGGGTTTTGGAGAGTTTTGATTATCGCTGGTATGAAAGTTTAGATGTCCGGTTGTATGGGTCTTTTGCTCTATTAAAACTCTGGCCCCTGTTGGAAAAATCGGTGATTCGCTCTTTTGCTCGGGCGATTTCGACGGGGGATACAACCCCGCGAGTGATTGGCTATAACGGGGCAGCCGCCATTCGTAAAGCGGTGGGGGCAACGCCTCATGATTTGGGGGCGGCGAATGAACATCCTTGGGTGCAAACGAATTACACCAGCTATCAAGATTGTAATCTTTGGAAGGATTTACCCTGTGATTTTGTGTTGCAGGTGTATCGAGATTTTCTGTTAACCGGAGCGGATGATATTGAGTTTTTACAGGACTGTTGGCCGGGGCTGGTGCAGGCGATCGCCTATCTGAAAACCTTTGATAAGGATGGGGACCAGATTCCTGAAAATAGTGGCGCACCGGATCAGACGTTTGATGATTGGCGGTTGCAGGGAATTAGTGCCTATTGTGGGGGGTTATGGTTGGCGGCCTTGGAGGCGGCGATCGCCATTGGGGAACGGCTCGAAACGGCCAGACAACCCTGGAACACGAGCAATTCTCATCAGAATATCCCGGAACCGGCCCAGGTGTTACCGCAATATCGCATCTGGCTTCAGGAGGCGAAACCGCTTTATCACAATCGCCTCTGGAATGGCCGCTATTATCGCCTCGATAGTGAGAGTGGTTCGGAGGTGGTGATGGCGGATCAACTCTGTGGCCAGTTTTATGTGCAATTGTTGGGATTAGAGGATATTGTGCCGCGCAATTGTGCGGACTTGGCTCTAAAAACGGTCTATGAGAGTTGTTTTGTTCAGTTTAATCAAGGCTTAGAGACGCCGATTGGCGCCGCCAATGGGGTGATGTTGGATGGTTCCCCGGAAGATCCTCAGGCGACGCATCCGTTGGAGGTGTGGACGGGGATTAACTTCGGGATTGGGGCCTTTTTAATCCTTATGGGATTGAAGACGGAGGCGCTGACGATGACGGAGGCGGTGGTGCGACAAATTTATGAGGGAGGACTTCAGTTTCGCACCCCTGAGGCGATTACGGCGGCCCGAACCTTCCGCGCGGGACATTATCTCCGGGCTATGGCGATTTGGGCTATGTATGAGGTTTGGTGTCAAGATGACTCGTTGAGGGGAAGCTAGGGGTTATGGTGGCTGTACAAACTCAACCGCTGGAATTTGA harbors:
- a CDS encoding SagB/ThcOx family dehydrogenase, whose translation is MTKQTFSIAKLYHERTKYDPETINQRVPDIDWERPPVPFKDYPIGTRIDLKPHIGDRQTVLSRLSHLLYCTYGLTARIPQMAQQDLLLRAAPSAGGLYPAEVYLLSRGEGELPPGRYNYQVRDHSLVRFWDGDPGEALEAACFGHPALKAAPFVIVTTAVFFRSSWRYQARAYRRIHLDTGHLLGNLDLAAALTNYRPYLIAGFEDRAVNELLYLNPEEEGAIAVVALQERQRQPLSPPVTTALASEVDRDYPELADGSLLGYLHQASAIQTAPQTAPKSGSDSTSENIEDKYNFPFCTKVSTASSPLDWGVGGKALEATLLQRRSTRAYEGGAEIDIEQVKTLLNFAYQPQPLGQLSGASSDSESQEWEQPQLCDRSLIQTFIATTAVAGLEDGCYYYAPQAQELRQIRFKNFRRELHFLCLGQDLGRDAAMVLFHTADLQGAIARWGDRAYRYLHLDAGHLGQRLNLAAIYLRLGVSGIAGFFDDHVNDVLGIPPDEAVLYITTIGQPRTSRRP
- a CDS encoding GH116 family glycosyl hydrolase, translating into MPIHYPTHPPIPPHTWQRPFGQGWENPYRVRYASNLDDGPNHGMPLGGFGAGAIGRSPQGTFNLWHLDGGEHIFKPLPSCQFSVYEEIEGGPRQAYALSTLPPQDGTLESWNWYPATTEAGESTGTYHALYPRSWSVYEGVFNCYLTCEQFSPIIPDNYQETSYPLAIFEWTAHNPTDKPITLSILLTWENIAGWFTNTLKSPEVRVRDDGSPVYDYQSRWGNSEGNVNRWLEDFSRLGCLLNSGAMGQEANAEGEGQIALATVTNPAVKVFYHSRWNPAGDGSELWRTFAEDGSLENWEDETPAGAGERIGGAIAVRFTVRPGKTRKIPFILAWDFPITEFAAGITAYRRYTDFFGRNGQNGWSMIRTALKHSDMWKEAIVDWQTPILEDASLPGWFKMALFNELYDLSSGGSLWTAANQEEPKGHFGVLESFDYRWYESLDVRLYGSFALLKLWPLLEKSVIRSFARAISTGDTTPRVIGYNGAAAIRKAVGATPHDLGAANEHPWVQTNYTSYQDCNLWKDLPCDFVLQVYRDFLLTGADDIEFLQDCWPGLVQAIAYLKTFDKDGDQIPENSGAPDQTFDDWRLQGISAYCGGLWLAALEAAIAIGERLETARQPWNTSNSHQNIPEPAQVLPQYRIWLQEAKPLYHNRLWNGRYYRLDSESGSEVVMADQLCGQFYVQLLGLEDIVPRNCADLALKTVYESCFVQFNQGLETPIGAANGVMLDGSPEDPQATHPLEVWTGINFGIGAFLILMGLKTEALTMTEAVVRQIYEGGLQFRTPEAITAARTFRAGHYLRAMAIWAMYEVWCQDDSLRGS